Within the Streptomyces sp. NBC_00554 genome, the region AAGTCCGACTTCGAGCGCAACTACGACTCCGTCAACAAGTACTACTTCGCTTCGGACGTGTCCTCCGGGACAGGCGGACAGGGCGGACAGCTCAGGACTGTCGCCGACCCGGTCTATGTACGCGGGGAGGTGGATCCGATGACGGAGATGGTCCGCACGCTCCTGGAAGGGCCCACCAGTTGGCTGGACCCTGTGGTGACGTCGAGTTTCCCCTCCGGTACGGAGCTCAAGAAGGGCGTCAAGTCCCTGTCGCCCGATGACCGCAACTGGGTCACCGTTCCGCTGAACAGCAAGGCCGACCGTGTCGGACAGGCCCAGTGCAACAAGATGGCGGCCCAACTCTTCTTCACGCTCCAGGACCTGACGCCCACGGGGGTGGAGGAGGTGGAGCTGCAGAAGTCGGACGGCTCGCAGCTGTGTGCGCTCGATGAGGAGAAGGCGCAGACCGTGGCCTCGCACGGCACGGGACAGTCTCCCGAGTACCAGTACTTCATCGATGCCAAGCAGCGTCTTGTACGGATGCCCAGCGGCAACGGGGACAAACTGCCCGAGCCGGTGCCCGGTGCGCTGGGCGAGGGCGACACGAAGCTGCGGGCGGCAGCGGTGTCGCGGGACGAGGACATCGCGGCCGGGGTCTCGACCGACGGGAGTTCGCTGTACGTCGGGTCGCTGGTGTCGGGCAGTTCGCTCGGGGAGGCGGTGCTGCACAGCGAGGGCAAGACCGCGGACGACCGGCTGACGACGCCGAGTTGGGACGGACGGGGCGACCTGTGGGTGGCCGACCGCGACACCAAGAAGCCCCGGCTTCTTCTGCTGGAGAAGGGCGCGGGCGAACCGCTGGTGGTCTCGGCGCCGGGTCTCGACGGGCGCATCGAGGCCGTACGGGTCGCCGCCGACGGGGTGCGGATCGCGCTGATCGTCGAGAAGGACGGCAAGAGCTCGCTGCAGATCGGGCGTATCGAGCGCGACACCAAGTCCGGTGAGCGGCCCGTCGTCTCGATCCTCGAACTGCGTGCCGCGGCACCGCAGCTGGAGGAGGTCACGGCCATGTCGTGGGCCGGGGACAGCCGGCTCGTGGTGGTCGGGCGCGAGGAAGGCGGCGTGCAGCAGATGGGGTACGTCCAGGTCGACGGCTCCACTCCGGTGGGTACGGCGCCCTCCGCGCTGACGGGCGTGAAGGAGATCGCCGCGTCCGAGGACGAGCGGCTGCCGCTGGTGGCGCACTCGGAGGAGGACGGGATCGTGCGGCTGTCGTCCGGAGAGCAGTGGCAGCAAGTGGTCAAGGACGGGACGGCACCGGTCTATCCCGGGTAGCCCTGCCCGCGGATGACGGCTGTGCGGGTGACGTCTCCGCAGGGTGGACGGGGCTGTCCGACGGCCGCGTCGGTTATCCACAGGGAGTTATCCACAGGGGTGGCCGGTCGGCCCGTGCCTTGGCACAGTGGTGGGCATGCGGGGGTGGTGGCAGGACCTCACGGATCTGGTGCTGCCGGCCGAGTGCGGAGGCTGCGGGAGGCCTCGCACGGTGCTCTGTACCGAGTGCCGTGCCGCCCTGACCGGGGCCGCACCGAGCCGGGTGCGACCGGTGCCGGAGCCGTCCGGGCTGCCTGTGGTGCACGCGGCGGCTCCCTACGAGGACGAGGTGCGGGCGGTGCTCCTCGCCCATAAGGAACGGGGGGCGCTGATGCTCGCGGGGCCTCTCGGGGCGGCCCTGGCCGGGGCTGTGCGGGCGGGACTGGGGTACATGCGCCACCCAGTGCAGGAGAGGCGGCTCATGGCCTCGGAGGGCTCGCTGAGGGGCGGGAACGGGCAGCTGTGGACCGAGCCTCCGTCGGGGGCGGGCGGCGGGTCGCCGGGGACTGCGGGTGGCCGGTCGGGGGCGGGCGGGTCGCGAAGGGAGCAGGGGGGACGGCCGTGGGTTCGGGACGACCGAACGGGAGTCGGTGGCGGGCAGCCGTCGGCGGGGAGTGGGCGGGTGCCGCCGGGAGCTGCCGGCGGAGCCGGACGTGGGGGCGTGCTGCTGGTTCCCGTGCCGTCCTCGCGGCAGGCGGTGCGGGCACGAGGGCATGATCCGGCGCGGCGGATCGCTCTCGCCGCGGCGGGTGAGCTGCGTCGTACGGGGACTCCGGCCCGGGTGCTCGCCGTGCTGCGGCAGCAGCGTGCCGTGGCCGACCAGTCGGGGCTCAACTCCCGGCAGCGGCTGGACAATCTCGCGGGCGCCCTGGAGGTGGCTGCCGGGGGTGAACGGCTGTTGGCGGACGGCGGCCGGATCGTGCTCGTGGACGACCTGATGACGACGGGCGCCTCGCTGACGGAGGCGGCGCGTGCCGTGCGGACGGTGGTGCCGGACGCCGACACCGACGCCGACGACGTTTGCCGGGTGGCGGTACGGGCACCGGCAGGGGACTGCGGGGCAGCGAAAGCGGCGGCGAGGGCAGACCGATCACGGGCGGCCCAGGGAGTGGCGGGCAGGCGCGAAACGGGAGGCGTGACGGCTATGGGCGGAGCGGGAGTCATGATCTGCGCGGCAGTGATCGCGGCGCCACCTGACTCGTTCGAAATAAACCGGAACTGACCGGGAACTTGCATCGTTGCAGGTAATGACTCGACCAATTCACCTGAACGGAGGTACGCCGCAGTAGAGGGTGACGACATCCGTCCGGGCGAGATATGTTCGGTTGTGAGGCAATGGCGCAGGCCGTACCTCGTATATCGGAATGCCGTGCCGCGGGTTTTTTGCAATCACCCGCATCGGTTGGGGTGTAGATCTTGCCCATGGGGGAGGAGGAGGTGAAAGTCACCGAGTCCGAGGTTCCGGGACTCACCGGAGCCTGGTGCAAAAGGGAGACGCCCCGCCAGTGGAGTGGGGCTATCCGGGAACGGAGTTCTGCGTGGACATCGTCGTCAAGGGCCGCAAGACCGAGGTGCCCGAGAGGTTCCGCAAGCACGTGGCCGAGAAGCTGAAGCTGGAGAAGATCCAGAAGCTCGATGGCAAGGTGATCAGCCTCGACGTCGAGGTGTCCAAGGAGCCGAACCCCCGTCAGGCCGACCGTTGTGACCGAGTGGAGATCACGCTCCGCTCCCGCGGTCCGGTGATCCGGGCGGAGGCCTCGGCAAACGATCCGTATGCAGCACTCGACCTGGCGGCGGACAAACTCGAAGCCCGGCTGCGCAAGCAGCACGACAAGCGCTACACCCGCCGTGGTACCGGCAGGATCTCGGCAGCAGAGGTCGCCGACCGCGTGCCGGGCGCCGCGACGCTCAACGGAGACGGCAGCGTCGTCCACGACGAGGAACCCGACAGCGTGCCGACGAAGAAGGTCGGCCCCCTCGAGGTCATGGGCGAAGGCCCCCTCGTCGTCCGCGAGAAGACCCACGTGGCCGCACCCATGTCCCTTGACCAGGCCCTCTACGAGATGGAACTGGTCGGGCACGACTTCTATCTGTTCGTCGACTCCGAGACCAAGGAACCGAGTGTTGTCTACCGGCGGCACGCGTACGACTACGGCGTCATCCACCTCAACACGGACCCGATGGTCGCCCAGGCCGGGTCGGCCGGGCCGGGCGGAGCGCTCGGCGGCTGACCCACCCCGGTGACAGCTGAGCCGGTGCCCCTGGAGCGCTTGTGCGCCCCCAGGGGCACCGGTGTGCGACCTTTCGCGCCCCGCGCTGTCACCGCGCTGTCGCTCGGGCATGGAATCATGGCCGTACCGGCCCAACCCGTGGGCCGCTGCCTTGGGTTGGCGATGGCACAAGAAACACAGGCCACGGCCTTCAGGGGGAGGAACGATGGCGGACAGCTTCGGACCGATGCGTGACGCGGATGCCGGCGACGGCGTCGTCGCCATGGGCCCGGACGCGGGGTCTCCACGCAAGGAGCCCATCCGGGTCCTGGTGGTGGACGACCACGCCCTCTTCCGCCGCGGCCTGGAGATCGTGCTCGCGGCCGAGGAGGACATCCAGGTCGTCGGTGAGGCCGGTGACGGGGCCGAGGCGGTCGACAAAGCGGCCGATCTGCTGCCGGACATCGTGCTGATGGACGTACGGATGCCGAAGCGGGGCGGAATCGAGGCGTGCACCTCCATCAAGGAGGTGGCCCCCAGCGCGAAGATCATCATGTTGACGATCAGCGACGAGGAAGCCGATCTCTACGACGCGATCAAGGCGGGCGCGACCGGATATCTCCTCAAGGAGATTTCCACCGACGAAGTGGCCACAGCCATTCGCGCGGTGGCCGACGGACAGTCGCAGATCAGCCCCTCCATGGCGTCGAAACTGCTCACCGAGTTCAAGTCGATGATCCAGCGCACCGACGAGCGTCGGCTGGTGCCCGCGCCGCGGCTGACGGAGCGCGAGCTGGAGGTTCTCAAGCTCGTCGCCACGGGGATGAACAACCGGGATATCGCCAAGGAGTTGTTCATCTCCGAGAACACGGTGAAGAACCATGTGCGCAACATCCTGGAGAAGCTGCAGCTGCACTCCAGGATGGAGGCCGTGGTGTACGCGATGCGGGAGAAGATCCTCGAGATTCGCTAGTCACTCGGGTGAGTTGGGTGGCTTGCGTGAGTTGGGGGAGTCGGGTTCGTCGGGTGGTCACGCGAGTGCGCGTGACAGCTCTCTGGTGAGTGGGGCGCGCAGCTCCGGGGCGTCCACCCGTTCCACTCGTACGTCCGTGCAGTCCACCCAGCTCGCGGCCTCCACCAGGGCCTGGGCCACCGCGGGGACGGCCTTGGGGCCGTCCAGGGTGACCTGCTTGGCGACCAGGGTGCGGCCCTCGCGGGCGGGGTCCACGCGGCCGACGAGCCGGCCGCCGGCGAGGACCGGCATCGCGAAGTAGCCGTACACCCGCTTCGGCTTGGGGGTGTACGCCTCCAGGCGGTGGGTGAAGCCGAAGATCCGCTCGGTGCGGGCCCGCTCCCAGATGAGGGAGTCGAACGGCGACAGCAGCGTCGTACGGTGGCGGCCGCGCGGGGTCGTTTCCAGGGCCTCCGGGTCCGCCCACGCGGGCTTGCCCCAGCCCGCCACCGTCACCGGGACCAGGCCCGAGTCGGCGATCACCGCGTCGACCTGTTCGCCCTTGAGGCGGTGGTAGTCGGCGATGTCCGCGCGCGTGCCGACGCCCAGGGACTGGCCCGCGAGGCGGACGAGGCGGCGCAGGCACTCCGGGTCGTCCAGCTCGTCATGGAGCAGCGCGTCGGGGATCGCGCGCTCTGCGAGGTCGTACACCCGCTTCCAGCCGCGGCGTTCGGTGCACACCACCTCGCCGTACATCAGCGCGCGTTCCACTGCCACCTTGGTGCCCGACCAGTCCCACCACTCGCTGGTCTTCTTCGCGCCGCCCAAGTCCGTGGCCGTGAGGGGGCCTTCGGTGCGGAGCTGCTTGATGACCTGGTCGTAGGTGCCGTCCGGCAGGTCGTGGTTCCAGTGCGGGCGGGCGCGGTAGGAGCGGCGGCGGAAGGCGAAGTGGGGCCACTCCTCCACGGGGAGGATGCAGGCGGCGTGGGACCAGTACTCGAAGGCGTGGGGTGCGCCGTCGGAACCCGGCGTCCAGTACGCCTGGTCCACCGTCTTGCGGCCTACCGCGCCCAGGCGGGCGTACGGGATGAGTTCGTGGGAGCGGGCGAGGACGGAGATCGTGTCGAGTTGGACCGCGCCGAGGTGTCGCAGGACTCCGCGTACGCCGCTCCTGCGGTCCGGGGCGCCCAGGAAGCCCTGGGCGCGTAGGGCGATGCGGCGGGCTTCGTCGGTGGAGAGTTCGGTGGTGGGACGCGGGAGGCTCGTCATGTCCTCACGGTAGGCGGTGCCACTGACAGTGGGGGTCTGCCTCATGGTTCCCGGGGTGGGGGCTGGGGTCGGGGTGGGTCGCGTGGCCCGGCGCTTGCGGGGTGCCGCTGTGCCCACCCGTGCCGCCCCTAGCGGCACGCATGCCCACAGTTAAGACGGCGTCGGCAGATAAGGCGCTGTCGAGGGGAGGCCCAAGTCCGAAGGGAGCAGGGAAGCTACCCAGCAGTCTCTGCGTACGCCCTTGTTGTTGATGGCTGAGCGGAGGGTGCCTTCCAGGGTGAAGCCGGCGTTTTCGGCTACGGCGCGGGAGGCTGTGTTGCCTACCTGGGCGCGCCATTCCACCCGGTCGAGGGAGATGTCGGTGAAGGCCCAGCGGGACGCGGCGATCGCGGCCTCGGTGATGTAGCCGTTGCCGCGGTGTTCCTTCTTCGCCCAGAAGCCGATCTCGCCGGTGCCCAGGGAGCGCATCGTGATGGCGAGCATGCCCACCAGTTCTCCGGAGGGGACGAAGACGCCGAAGGTGAACATGGAGCCGTCCGCCCAGCCGTCGGGCACCATCTGGTCCGTGAAGCCCGCCGCGTGCTCGCGGAGATAGGGCGACGGGATCGTGGTCCAGCGCTGGATGTCGGGGTCCTGGACGGCGTCGTACACGGCGTCCGTGTCGTGCGGGCCGACGGTGCGCAGCAGGAGACGGTCCGTGGTCAGAGTGACGGGGTCCATCGGCCGATTCTGCTCGGGCGAGCGGAAGGACGCCATTCTTTTGCTGAGAGTGAGTGCCTCATTACTTTTCGCGACGCGAACGCGGCACCTTCCGCAACCCCTGCCCGTTGTCCTAGTGGCTGTCACGGGCAGACCTCCCGGCGCGGTGGGGTCCTCGCTTACGATGGCCGTTGCTCAAGCTGCTAATTGAATCTTCATTGCAACCGACCGTCCCAGGCCCGACCGGCAAGGAGACATAGCCCAGTGTCCGTCCTCTCAAAGATCATGCGTGCAGGCGAAGGCAAGATCCTGCGCAAACTGCACCGCATCGCGGACCAGGTCACCTCCATCGAAGAGGACTTCGTCGACCTCTCCGACGCCGAGCTGCGGGCCCTCACCGATGAGTACAAGCAGCGGTACGCCGACGGCGAGAGCCTCGACGACCTGCTGCCCGAGGCCTTCGCGACCGTCCGTGAGGCTGCCAAGCGCGTCCTTGGCCAGCGCCACTACGACGTGCAGATGATGGGCGGCGCCGCGCTCCACCTCGGCTATGTCGCGGAGATGAAGACCGGTGAGGGCAAGACCCTGGTCGGCACGCTTCCCGCGTATCTGAACGCACTCACCGGAAACGGCGTTCACCTCATCACGGTCAACGACTACCTGGCCGAGAGCCAGTCCGAGTTGATGAGCCGCGTCCACAAGTTCCTGGGCCTGACCGTCGGCTGCATCCTCGCCAACATGACGCCGGCCCAGCGTCGCGAGCAGTACGCGTGCGACATCACGTACGGCACGAACAACGAGTTCGGCTTCGACTACCTGCGCGACAACATGGCGTGGTCCCAGGAGGAGCTCGTCCAGCGCGGCCACCACTTCGCGATCGTCGACGAGGTCGACTCCATCCTCGTCGACGAGGCCCGTACGCCGTTGATCATCTCCGGCCCGGCCGACCAGGCCACCAAGTGGTACGGCGATTTCGCCAAGCTGGTCACGCGGCTGAAGAAGGGCGAGGCAGGCAACACCCTCAAGGGCATCGAGGAGACCGGGGACTACGAGGTCGACGAGAAGAAGCGCACCGTCGCCATCCACGAGTCCGGTGTCGCCAAGGTCGAGGACTGGCTGGGTATCGACAACCTGTACGAGTCGGTGAACACCCCGCTCGTCGGTTACCTGAACAACGCCATCAAGGCCAAGGAACTCTTCAAGAAGGACAAGGACTACGTCGTCATCGACGGCGAAGTCATGATCGTCGACGAGCACACCGGCCGTATCCTCGCCGGCCGCCGCTACAACGAGGGCATGCACCAGGCGATCGAGGCGAAGGAAGGGGTGGACATCAAGGACGAGAACCAGACGCTCGCCACGATCACCCTGCAGAACTTCTTCCGCCTCTACAAGCGCCACGACCAGCAGGGCAAGGAAATGCCGGGTCTCTCCGGCATGACCGGTACGGCGATGACCGAGGCCGCCGAGTTCCACCAGATCTACAAGCTCGGCGTCGTCCCGATCCCGACCAACAAGCCCATGGTCCGCAAGGACCAGTCCGATTTGATCTACCGCACCGAGGTCGCGAAGTTCGAGGCGGTCGTCGACGACATCGCCGAGAAGCACGAGAAGGGCCAGCCGATCCTCGTCGGTACGACGTCGGTCGAGAAGTCCGAGTACCTCTCGCAGCAGCTCTCCAAGCGCGGCATCCAGCACGAAGTGCTCAACGCCAAGCAGCACGACCGTGAGGCGCCGATCATCGCCCAGGCCGGCCGCAAGGGCGCTGTGACCGTGGCCACGAACATGGCCGGCCGTGGTACGGACATCAAGCTCGGCGGCAACCCGGAAGACCTCGCCGAGGCGGAGCTGCGCCAGCGCGGCCTCGACCCCGAGGAGCACATCGAGGAGTGGGCCGCCGCGCTGCCCGCCGCCCTGGAGAGGGCCAAGGAGGCGATGCAGGCCGAGTTCGAGGAGGTCAAGGACCTCGGCGGGCTGTATGTCCTGGGCACCGAGCGGCACGAGTCCCGTCGTATCGACAACCAGCTGCGCGGTCGTAGCGGCCGCCAGGGCGACCCGGGCGAGTCCCGCTTCTACCTGTCGCTGGGTGACGACCTGATGCGCCTCTTCAAGGCCGCGATGGTCGAGCGGGTCATGTCGATGGCGAACGTTCCCGACGACGTACCGATCGAGAACAAGATGGTCACGCGCGCGATC harbors:
- a CDS encoding LpqB family beta-propeller domain-containing protein, coding for MGADRERRGGRRRPVRVGAYVGCGALLLAGCASMPDSGDLRDVESTPRADSQVRVFAVPPREDAQPAEIVRGFLEALTSDDAQYETARKYLATGARKTWDPYRSTAVLADGPNTELVHTASREGADDGFLYQLSGSKVATVDAQHAYAPESGAYTAAVHLTQQKDKQWRIDGLPPGVVMGKSDFERNYDSVNKYYFASDVSSGTGGQGGQLRTVADPVYVRGEVDPMTEMVRTLLEGPTSWLDPVVTSSFPSGTELKKGVKSLSPDDRNWVTVPLNSKADRVGQAQCNKMAAQLFFTLQDLTPTGVEEVELQKSDGSQLCALDEEKAQTVASHGTGQSPEYQYFIDAKQRLVRMPSGNGDKLPEPVPGALGEGDTKLRAAAVSRDEDIAAGVSTDGSSLYVGSLVSGSSLGEAVLHSEGKTADDRLTTPSWDGRGDLWVADRDTKKPRLLLLEKGAGEPLVVSAPGLDGRIEAVRVAADGVRIALIVEKDGKSSLQIGRIERDTKSGERPVVSILELRAAAPQLEEVTAMSWAGDSRLVVVGREEGGVQQMGYVQVDGSTPVGTAPSALTGVKEIAASEDERLPLVAHSEEDGIVRLSSGEQWQQVVKDGTAPVYPG
- a CDS encoding ComF family protein → MRGWWQDLTDLVLPAECGGCGRPRTVLCTECRAALTGAAPSRVRPVPEPSGLPVVHAAAPYEDEVRAVLLAHKERGALMLAGPLGAALAGAVRAGLGYMRHPVQERRLMASEGSLRGGNGQLWTEPPSGAGGGSPGTAGGRSGAGGSRREQGGRPWVRDDRTGVGGGQPSAGSGRVPPGAAGGAGRGGVLLVPVPSSRQAVRARGHDPARRIALAAAGELRRTGTPARVLAVLRQQRAVADQSGLNSRQRLDNLAGALEVAAGGERLLADGGRIVLVDDLMTTGASLTEAARAVRTVVPDADTDADDVCRVAVRAPAGDCGAAKAAARADRSRAAQGVAGRRETGGVTAMGGAGVMICAAVIAAPPDSFEINRN
- the hpf gene encoding ribosome hibernation-promoting factor, HPF/YfiA family, yielding MDIVVKGRKTEVPERFRKHVAEKLKLEKIQKLDGKVISLDVEVSKEPNPRQADRCDRVEITLRSRGPVIRAEASANDPYAALDLAADKLEARLRKQHDKRYTRRGTGRISAAEVADRVPGAATLNGDGSVVHDEEPDSVPTKKVGPLEVMGEGPLVVREKTHVAAPMSLDQALYEMELVGHDFYLFVDSETKEPSVVYRRHAYDYGVIHLNTDPMVAQAGSAGPGGALGG
- a CDS encoding response regulator transcription factor, translated to MADSFGPMRDADAGDGVVAMGPDAGSPRKEPIRVLVVDDHALFRRGLEIVLAAEEDIQVVGEAGDGAEAVDKAADLLPDIVLMDVRMPKRGGIEACTSIKEVAPSAKIIMLTISDEEADLYDAIKAGATGYLLKEISTDEVATAIRAVADGQSQISPSMASKLLTEFKSMIQRTDERRLVPAPRLTERELEVLKLVATGMNNRDIAKELFISENTVKNHVRNILEKLQLHSRMEAVVYAMREKILEIR
- a CDS encoding winged helix-turn-helix domain-containing protein, translated to MTSLPRPTTELSTDEARRIALRAQGFLGAPDRRSGVRGVLRHLGAVQLDTISVLARSHELIPYARLGAVGRKTVDQAYWTPGSDGAPHAFEYWSHAACILPVEEWPHFAFRRRSYRARPHWNHDLPDGTYDQVIKQLRTEGPLTATDLGGAKKTSEWWDWSGTKVAVERALMYGEVVCTERRGWKRVYDLAERAIPDALLHDELDDPECLRRLVRLAGQSLGVGTRADIADYHRLKGEQVDAVIADSGLVPVTVAGWGKPAWADPEALETTPRGRHRTTLLSPFDSLIWERARTERIFGFTHRLEAYTPKPKRVYGYFAMPVLAGGRLVGRVDPAREGRTLVAKQVTLDGPKAVPAVAQALVEAASWVDCTDVRVERVDAPELRAPLTRELSRALA
- a CDS encoding GNAT family N-acetyltransferase; the protein is MDPVTLTTDRLLLRTVGPHDTDAVYDAVQDPDIQRWTTIPSPYLREHAAGFTDQMVPDGWADGSMFTFGVFVPSGELVGMLAITMRSLGTGEIGFWAKKEHRGNGYITEAAIAASRWAFTDISLDRVEWRAQVGNTASRAVAENAGFTLEGTLRSAINNKGVRRDCWVASLLPSDLGLPSTAPYLPTPS
- the secA gene encoding preprotein translocase subunit SecA, which encodes MSVLSKIMRAGEGKILRKLHRIADQVTSIEEDFVDLSDAELRALTDEYKQRYADGESLDDLLPEAFATVREAAKRVLGQRHYDVQMMGGAALHLGYVAEMKTGEGKTLVGTLPAYLNALTGNGVHLITVNDYLAESQSELMSRVHKFLGLTVGCILANMTPAQRREQYACDITYGTNNEFGFDYLRDNMAWSQEELVQRGHHFAIVDEVDSILVDEARTPLIISGPADQATKWYGDFAKLVTRLKKGEAGNTLKGIEETGDYEVDEKKRTVAIHESGVAKVEDWLGIDNLYESVNTPLVGYLNNAIKAKELFKKDKDYVVIDGEVMIVDEHTGRILAGRRYNEGMHQAIEAKEGVDIKDENQTLATITLQNFFRLYKRHDQQGKEMPGLSGMTGTAMTEAAEFHQIYKLGVVPIPTNKPMVRKDQSDLIYRTEVAKFEAVVDDIAEKHEKGQPILVGTTSVEKSEYLSQQLSKRGIQHEVLNAKQHDREAPIIAQAGRKGAVTVATNMAGRGTDIKLGGNPEDLAEAELRQRGLDPEEHIEEWAAALPAALERAKEAMQAEFEEVKDLGGLYVLGTERHESRRIDNQLRGRSGRQGDPGESRFYLSLGDDLMRLFKAAMVERVMSMANVPDDVPIENKMVTRAIASAQSQVEQQNFETRKNVLKYDEVLNRQREVIYGERRRVLEGEDLKEQIQHFTDDTIDAYIEAETAEGFAEEWDLDRLWGAFKQLYPVKVTVEELEEAAGDRAGLTADFISESIKDDVHEQYAAREEQLGSEIMRELERRVVLSVLDRKWREHLYEMDYLQEGIGLRAMAQKDPLVEYQREGFDMFTAMMDGIKEESVGYLFNLEVQVEQQVEEVPVEDAAGPSLDKKTDAVPAGARPEIRAKGLDAPQRPDRLHFSAPTVDGEGGIVEGDFASDDDEPVRSESDGLTRAERRKQQKGTRRRKK